GGAGAACTCAAATCACTATATATTCTCAACTTGTCGCATAATGCATTTATGGGTCAAATCCCCCCATCTCTTGGCAAATTGAGTCAGCTTGAGTCATTAGACTTATCAAACAATGACCTTATTGGTGAGATCCCTGtttgatgtagattggaattcaaggcttatcttatcttatcttatcttttagtcttttattaggtttctttgttagtcgtttattctatcttatctttcagtctttatttgaattaggtttctttgttagtcttttatttggtttagttgtctttcgtagacttctaaatttactttatttcattgttattttagggctagaagtcttgggctataaatatatgcttatagcctttagcaattcagtttatgattattattgagtttgtttaataagaattactcagagttgagtttatttgtgtttttccttaaaccatagatagaatctatagtttttaagaagatttcttagattcttgtgatagtctcacaatcttagaaatatttaccccttcaacttgctgttttcttgttcactgCAATCcgacgctgcatcagttggtatcagagctcaattactttttatgaatggggaggagcaaccgctttgtagacatgaacgaggtgcacgtgcgcacggaggcagcacgtaaggagcaaccggcgattcgtttgcggcacatggaggagaggtttggtggtctaACCGTGCGGAAGGAGGGGCGTGCGCGCACCCAACACGGGATCCCTACCGATCACTTGGCCGACATGGATGGCCCGAGCGTTCGTCGTCGTCAACCAAAACCGAGATACGCGGGGGCGGAAGACAAATTTATCGTCGAGGGTGAACTTGTCAATCCTTATGCGGGGCGCGGAATGCGGAAGGAATTTCCAACGACACAAGCCCATGCTATATCACAGGATGCAGGCGTCAAGCTcgacacccaaaaagaaaaaatagaaaattcctacaaaaaaaaggtgtcTTGGGAGATAGCGAAGGCCAAGCATCAATCGGTGTCCCGATACATTCGAGATACGTACCGACAATTTCAGACTACATGCACCATGGGAGGCAAGGTGGCCAAGCTTGTCATCGATCCAAGGAGTGGTATGAATGTAGTCTCGGAGGAAGCAGTTCGGAAGCTAGGGCTTGAGACCAAGAGACATCCTACTCCCTATCAATTGGAATGGCTCACGAAAGGAAACGAGGTAACGGTTTCTAAACGTTGTCTAGTGTCTTTTTCTATTGGAGCTAAATATGTGGATCATGTGTGGTGTGATGTGGTTGACATGGATACGTGTCACCTATTGTTGGGAAAGCCATGGAAATATGATAGAGCTGCTATccatgatgaaacaaagaacacGTACAACTTCATGTTTGGTAAAACCAAATTGAAGTTGCTACATAGCCCATGGGCGGAGGCAAAACCTTCACAAGGGGATGATCAATCCTTTGTAGCCAAGCAAGGGTTGACGGACAAGGAAAGCGGCATCAAGGGAGAGGTGCTGGGGCCGATAAAGAAGCTGTTGGGGAGATGTGTCGACATAGTCCGAGCAGAATTACCGAAAGTGATGCCATCATTGCGAGACATTCAACCTCAACTTGATTTGGTACCGGGAACTAATGTTACTAATCATCCGCACGACATCAAGAGtcctaaaaagcttgaagaatTGGGGAAACAAGTGGAAGAGGTAAACCTTTCAGAGAGTATcgcaatttttcatgaagaagaggaacccttgGAAGAGATAAGTCTTTTGGAGAGTTTTacaatttttcatgaagaagaggaacccttggaagaggtaaatctttcggaTAGTTTTGCACTTTTTGACGACAATTCCACATATCATGTGCCCATTAAGAGCCCCGAAGATAAAGTCTTCGATTTTAGTGTTGAGCCAATTgactatgttgatttcattgggatagatgttattttatcaaattattctaacaaaaattgtgatgagatctatatgGTGGAAAAGGCTTTTCTGTCAAAGATTGAAAGGGTCTTTGTGAGTTATTTTAAGATTTTCATGGTATATGGGAAAGACAAGGCACGAGAAAAGCATGGCAAGTCTACACGGCAAGGGGAGGTGCGGGGCCTTCAACATCATCGTCGCAGTCTGCTGATGATTAAAACCATCACGTTTCTTATGGGGTGTGGCCTTGTTGTGATATTGAGGAACGGAGAATGGAACAAGTTAACAGGGCacccgaaggaccgtggaaaagaCCGTCcaaattcgagggcgaattctctccaacctcgggaggatgatgtagattggaattcaaggcctatcttatcttatcttatcttttagtcttttattaggtttctttgttaatcgtttattctatcttatctttcagtctttatttgaattaggtttctttgttagtcttttatttggtttagttgtctttcgtagacttctaaatttactttatttcattgttattttagggctagaagtcttgggctataaatatatgcttatagcctttagcaattcagtttatgattattattgagtttgtttaataagaattactcagagttgagtttctttgtgtttttccttaaaccatagatagaatctatagtttttaagaagatttcttagattcttgtgatagtctcacaatcttagaaatatttaccccttcaacttgctgttttcttgttcactgCAATCCGACGCTGCATCACTGTTCAACTTGCAAATGGTCTTATTTTTCTATCAGTTCTCAACCTTTCGTTCAATCAATTGGTAGGACAGATTCCACAGATTAAGCAATTTGCTACATTTTCGGAAACTTCCTACGAAGGGAACATAGGATTATGTGGCCTTCCGTTGAGAGAAAAATGCACACATGAAGAGTCGGGATCATCACCTCCAGCATCTGAAGAAACTCATTCGAATTCTAGGAATGCAATTGATTGGAATTTCTTAAGTGCTGAATTGagatttgtttttggctttggAATCGTTATTGGGCCTCTTATGTTTTGGAAGAGGTGGAGGATATACTATTACAAACTTGTTGatgacatttttttcaaaatgttcCCTAAGGTTTATATTAGAATAGAAAATTACCGAAGACGAGCACATAAGAATCAAGGACGGCGAGTACACAAGAATCAAGGACGAAGGCATTAGTGATTGATATGAAGAGCAATGCAGCCAGgtttgacccttttttttcagcattattattattattatttatttatttatttaaaaaaaaacaattgtccaTGCAGTTGGATGTGAATGTTGTTTCAAGTGATGTATGTGATtatcaatctatatatatattattgaaataCTTTTCTGATATTAGATTTGTAGGTGACTTTATAAGAAGCTAGCCCAAGGATGTGGAAGCAAAGTTGACCCATGCTGTCACACCTGCCTTGATCACTATTATATGTTTGTATTCAACTTTTAGTATAAGATTTGTATTAAATGAAgctatttttatatataacttgttttaaattttgttagtttttttcgTTCATCTAAAGTTCCATTCGGACCATTTATATGGTTGCGGCctttcttcaagttcaagtctatccctatatatttatttgcTCCACTGCATTGTTTGGAGAAAGCATAGTAAAAAAATAGAACACTAGAACTGGAGCTCTTGATTGCTTCTTTCAAAGCTTCAATGCAAAAGACCACAAAGCCTTTGAATCGAAGTGATCAAACAAtaaaacttaccaaaaaaaaagaaaaaaaagaaaagaaaagtgaaacaCTAAAGGAAAGCATATAGTTATTTAGTCAGAACAACCTAATACTACAAGCTCGGACTGTAATTAGgaacaaaattaagaatttaaCTCTAGAGGAACCGGcctgtatttaatttttttcaggggggtaattttaataatatatatatattttaaaaaaaactctaaatacGCTAAAAGTTTTATTAggttcttttgttgttgttctttttccttttttctcaaatatgcGGTGTTTGATCTTTtgtattgattttgaaaatatatttctgttttcaaaattataaaaacacaCTATTTTCGACaccattaacaaataattcaaaaaaaaaaaaaatccataaaaaggaCACtttacatttatatcacataaaacactttattaatatatatttttttaaaatatttctcaaaactATTATCAAACTAATCAATGGATAACCTTTTTCCGCGTTGAGTAGGATTTTTGTTGGATAGAAATTTTATGAGGTGCAATTCGATCTTCTCGTTTTAATTTGCAAAGAGCCTTTTGGAAGACTTTTAATTTGCCAAGAGGTCATTCTTTTAGTATCTTCTGGTTCTGGTTTTGCATGGACTCATTAGAAGACTTAAGTTATTAATgctaatttttatgtttattttatacttattttattGATGTGACGTGTTTTAAATGTCATTTATATTAGtcacttataattttttttttttttaatataaaaaattcacaaatcatgtcaaatattttgttcattttggaACAAAAAAAGGACATTGTAACTCTAATGGTAAATTGGTATAATacattaaacaaattaaaagattgGAAGGAATTACATTGCAAACAAATTGTGTGGTAAATTGAGAGGGTAAATGTAGTTTCCTTAACAAAAagttataaatattttataatcaaaACCGATATGGATAAatatctttaattaaattaagttgattagatttatttgaaaaattaataaacatgtttcaaacaaaacaaatataggCTATATTCAAGATTTGAGCATTCCATTCATACAGGGCTTTGAACGCATGTTGAACCAAGCAATCTGTCTAATAAATCTtgttttcacaaacaacaaccCTCCATTGACTTCACTTGGACTATTATTTTGTCGTGCTCAAGAGACCAAAACGACCTTGATTTAAGAATTACACTGTTATGGAAAGAAAGCCCATGGGCCATAAGGCTTCAGCGTTGGGTTTACGGTTTGCTTGCTTTTCAAAAAGCTATATATCATAGACACGTTTATCGTGTTTTGATTGAGAAGTCACGTTAAGATACAGCAAAAGCTGCAAAACTACAAACATGAAACATGCTTGTGGGGTTTATCTTCATGCAAAGATAAAGCCCATGATATGGATGGCGATCGACACGGCATGAACAACTAATTTCTTTAGatagcttttattatttttgtgattgcAAACAAAACTTATTATATATGATTGTATAATATATgacatatataataaattaatttcttaaaaatactTCAAATTCTGCACCTTAATTAGATGGCTTTATTTAAAAAACCTTTTTCATGGTCGAGAGTTTTGACATTGACACCCTCTTACTTTACTCAACTTACTAAGTCACAATCACTCGGTGAAGTGACATGTATCATTTGCATGTAAGATAtacttttcacatatttttttttatagcttaaaaaaaatataatatatctTGTTTAGAAATTGGTTTATATGAATTTCTAgcaaattaatttgtaagaaatatGTAGAATTGTAGGAACTCCAACAAGAGAAGAAGGGGTATATTAGAGTTGTCTCGAGTCTCTAGACGAAATGAGATGTGGGTTTTTGCTTgaaatgataaattatttatctttatttcctatgttatatctttatttcctatgttatatgttgatgatgatAAGGGTAATATTAATTAGTAGCATAAAGTTATCTTTTTCATTACTGGTTGTTAGAATTTAATGTTAATGTATCTATAACggcataaataattttattttattaaaaatatttaaatagtgtGTCAACATATTTATAATGTAACATTATTTATACCATTAAATTGTAaccatgaaatgaaatgattgcTCTAATGGGGAGAATGCTATTCCCATTTGAGTAGGAGGAAATTTATCCTACTGATTTTCACCAGAACATATACTCCATTCTCCATATAGTGATGCATGCCTAGCCCTGATCATtaacattttgaattttattgacaattaATTCGAATTGCTAAATGGCCTGGGTTGGGAATCAATTTGAGTTAAAATTTAAGAACAACtccacccaaaaacaaaaaaccaaacgactaaataaattaaaactaaattgtAACAATTGAGTTACTTTGAGAAGAATAAGAAGATGAATTATAACCTAGATACATTGAATTGATTATAAGCATTCACATTGCAAACAAATTGTGAGGTGAGGGTAATTGTAGTTTTCCTAACAAAATagttataaatattttataatcacaATCGATATggataaataaatatcattaattaAAGTAAgttgattaaattcatttaaaaaattaataaacatgtttcaaacaaaacaaatataggCTATATATAGCACttgtaataatttttaagatttgaGCATTCCATTCATACGTGGCTTTGACCGCATGTTGAACTAAGCAATGTGTCTAATAATTCTtgttttcacaaacaacaatcCTCCATTGACTTTACTTGGACCATTATTTTGTCTTGCTTAAGAGACCAAAACGACCTTGATTTAACAATAACACTGTTAGGGAAAGAAAGCCCATGGGCCATAAGGCTTCAACGTTGGGTTTACGGTTTGCTTGCTTTTCAAAAAGCTATATATCATAGACACGTTAACCAATTGGTGATAAAGCAAAAAACCATTATTGTACTTGTGTCGACTACTTTTGAAAATTGTGTAAAAGGAAATGTAAATGGAAGAATTAATGAAGTAGACGGGTGGGTACCCTTTGAAGATACATTATTGGCACTTTCCATTACTATTACCTTCTCATGCATGCTATCACCTTTTTATAGTGCTTTTTGACAAAGTCACGTTAAGATAAAGCAAACCAATTATTGTTGGCTATTACTGACTGGGTTAATTTTTACTGCTCTCTCCCTCCCCTATATAAGAAATACGATATACTTGGAGATTTAAATTACCATCATTGTTCGTTCCAGTTGAAGCAAAGCCTTCGCTACCTCTTATTTTTACACTTTCACAGTTTCCAAATCTCAGCGGTTTTCTGTCAGCTAACGGATATCAGCTAcagccacaaaaaaaaatgtaatctaCTCTTCGCTCTTACTCTCTTCAACCCATCATTAATTTCGCTAACTCTTTCTTCAACTCATTATATATTGTGTGGGTGTCTTTTGTTACAGCTTCCAATGAGAATTCCACTCTTTTCATGGCTTTTCTTGATGCTCATGATATGCTCACTTTCCATCGGCTTATGTATCTTTGCCGTGTCTGGCCAATGCCTTGGCAATCAGCAATCCTTGCTGCTCCAATTGAAGAATAGCCTTATATTTGGAGGTGCTTCATCCACAAAACTAGTGCACTGGAATCAAAGTGTCGATTGCTGTTCATGGGTAGGTGTAAGCTGCAACGAGGGGCGTGTTATCGGTCTCGACCTGACCAATGAATCCATCTCTGGTGGACTTGATAATTCAAGCAGCCTCTTTGGTCTTCAATATCTCCAGCACTTGGGTTTGGCTTCTAACAACTTTTCTTCCGAGATTCCATCCCAATTTGACAAGCTCATGAACTTGAGGTATTTGAACCTATCAAATGCTTGTTTTACGGGGCAGATTCCAATTGCAATTTCGCACTTGACAAGGTTGGTTACTCTTGATTTATCTACTGATTACTTCAAATGCGAATCTCATTATTCATTGAAACTTGAGAGCCCAAATCTAAAAATGCTGGTTCAAAACCTTTCGGAGCTTATGGAACTTCATCTTGATCGTGTCAATATATCAACACAGGGGTATGAGTGGGGCACTGCCTTATCATCTTCACTACCAAAGCTTAGAGTGTTGAGCTTAACAGATTGTCTTCTTTCGGGGCCTCTTGATTCCTCGTTAACAAATCTTCAGTCTCTCTCAATTATTCGTCTTGATGATAACGATTTTGATTCTCCAGTTCCAGAATCTTTTGcagatttcaaaaatttgacatCCTTGATTCTCTCTTTTTGTCGGATGAATGGAACTTTTCCAGAAAAGATCTTTCAAATTCCAACACTGGAAACGCTTGACTTATCAAGTAATTATCGTCTTCAGGGTTCGTTGCCAGAATTTCCTTCCAATGGATCTCTTCGAATGCTGGCGCTTCGTGTCACAAACTTTTCAGGGGAATTGCCACGTTCTATTGGTAACCTGAAAATGTTGTCCTTAATAGATCTTTTTTATTGCAATTTCAATGGATCAATCCCAACGTCAATGGCTAGCCTCACACAATTGCTTTATTTGGACATGTCATCCAACAACTTCGTCGAATCAATTCCATCATTCAGCATGAGCAAGAGTTTGACCACAATAGACCTTTCCCATAATAATTTATCAGGTCAGATTACTTCCACTCGGTGGGAAGAACTTTTGAATCTAAAGGTTCTTGACTTGACGTACAATTCATTGGAAGGAAGTATTCCAATTTCTTTGCTTTCCCTTCCATCATTGCAAGAACTAGGACTTCACAACAACCAATTTTCTGGTCCACTCAATGACTTGTCGAATGTCTCTTCTTGTCTACTGGAAACCCTTGATTTGAGTCACAATAACTTGGAAGGGCCAATACCCACGTCTTTGTTTTTCCTTCAATCATTGATAGAGCTAACACTTAGCAATAATCGATTTTCTGGTCAACTCAATGAATTTCCAACTGTTTCTTCTTCCCTATTGAGGTACCTTGATTTGAGTCACAACAACTTGGAAGGGCCAATACCCATGTCTCTCTTTGAGATCCAAAGTCTTAGGAGTCTCTCACTCTCTTGGAACAACTTTAACGGCTCCTTGCAGCTTAATGTGATTATGACTATGAGAAGTCTTTCAGATCTTGATCTATCCCACAACAACTTAGGATTGGCTTCTAGCAAATTGAAAACATATCCTCACTTCTTGATAAGTCAATCCACATTATCAAGTCTAGATCTTTCAGACAATGAGATTCATGGAGAGATACCCAATTGGATTTGGGAACTTCCTTATCTTAACTCATTAAATCTTTCTTATAACCATCTAGAGACTCTAGATTTTTCTTTACTCAACATGTCTTCTTTGACGTCCTTAGACCTTCGCTCCAACCAGCTCCAAGGGCAACTCTCAGCTTTCCCAGAACATGCTAAATACTTGGATTTCTCAGGAAATAACTTCAGCTGTGTCATACCAGCTAATATTGGCAACTTCCTTACTGACActtatttcttctctctttcgaATAATAAGTTCAATGGGAGTATTCCTAGATCAATATGCAACGCTACAAAGCTTTTTGTTCTAGATTTGTCTGATAATTTATTGAGTGGCAAAATTCCTCAATGCTTATTTATGATGAGTGGGGAGCCCCAAAGTCTTCATCTAACTCAGCTTTCACGGAATCAAATAGTTCAAGAGAATCCGTATAAACAGGATCAAGGGATGTCAAATCAAGGTTTAGGGGTGCTGAATCTATACAGAAATAATCTCATTGGCACAATTCCTAATGTGTTTCCAAGCAATTGTGGCTTACAAACTTTAAATCTTAATGGAAACCAACTGGAAGGAAAGCTACCAAAATTTTTGGCCCAATGCACATCTTTGGAAGTTTTAGACCTTGGGAACAACCACATTGAGGATGCCTTCCCATGTTACTTGAAGAACATATCCATGTTACATGTCCTTGTTCTACGATCTAACAAATTTTACGGGCCCATTGATTGTCGAGGGCTTAATGCCTCCTTGTAAGAGCTTCAAATTGTAGACCTTGCTGCAAACAATTTCATCGGAAAGCTTCCAATAAAATACTTTTCGGATTGGAAAGCAATAACAGATGATATAATTGAGGTCGAATCTGTGCTCAATCACGTCCGAGTTGGACAGGGTGGACTGAGTGGGCCGAGGAATGCTTACAATCGTGGGGAAACTGGGATAAACATTTATTATCAAGATGTGATAACTGTTACCATGAAAGGACATGAGGCAAAGATAGTGAAGATCCTAAATATCTTCACCTCCCTCGACTTCTCATGCAACAATTTTGATGGGTCTATACCTGGAGAAATAGGAGAACTCAAATCACTATATATTCTCAACTTGTCACATAATGCTTTCAAGGGTCAAATTCCCCCGTCTCTTGGAAAATTGAGTAAATTGGAGTCATTGGACTTGTCAAGTAACGAGCTTACAGGTGAGATTCCATTCCAGCTTGCAGATGGTCTTACTTTCCTATCAGTCCTTAACCTTTCGTTCAATCAATTGGTGGGAAAGATTCCACAGATCAAGCAATTTGCTACATTCTCGGAAACTTCCTATGAAGGGAACATAGGATTATGTGGCTttcctttaaaagaaaaatgtacaaGTGAAGAGCCAAGATCATCGCCTCCAACATCTGAAGAAACTCATTCAAATTCTAGAAATGCAATTGATTGGAACTTCTTAAGTGCTGAATTAGGATTTATTTTCGGCTTTGGGATTGTTATTGGACCTCTAATGTTTTGGAAGAGGTGGAGGATATGCTACTACAAACATGCTGATGACATCTTTTTCAAGATGTTCCCTCAACTATATATTAGAATAGAAAATCGTCAAAGACGAGCACACAAGAATCAAGGACGGAGGCATTAGTGGTAGATATGAGGAACAATGCAATCAGGTTACTTTGACTCTTCTTttttgtccatatatatatatatatattattgaaataCTGTTCTTATATTAGATTGCAGGTGACTTAAGAGTGCTCATGGAATGTGGAAGCCAAAGTAACTCATGCTGATTGGTGTCACACTTGCCTTGACAATTCACACATGGGATGTAGAATTACACAATAGTGATCACTATTGTATATTAGTGCTCGAATTTTAGTGTAAGATTTGTAATATTACTCTATGCTTATTCATCCAATGCGTAATTCTAGTGATTACGTAAAACGTTAACAATACCAAGTTCATTGGGATGCCACTTTGTATCTCACTGAGCACGTAGGTATGtttgtattctatttttgtATTTCACCGAGTTGTGTGCTTCTTCATAAAGATGATGCTTTTCTGACACTTTGACATTCTTGTGTCTCTTTTAAGTCCTCAAATGTTATTGAGGACCtttatagaaaagaaattgagagaTCTAAAGATTGCATTATTACAACTATTTCGGCCTAGAATTAAGAGAAACCATATTTTTACATTATAATCTCAAGTTTTGAACCACATATAATGTTCATCCCGGCCATAAAAGCCAGAAATTCTTCTACACAAGCGGTGAGGAGTTTAGATTAATGTATAAATTCCGAATATACTACCAACTTGTGTTTTCTCGAAATAagcatatatagatatatatgtttttctgaaaacacaacacaacgaacaattttattaattggaCCACACATAAAACATATCCTAAAATGTGGACTAAAAAAAAGTGTCTCAATTTCTGAATCATATAAAAACTCTCCCTTGAGCCGACTAAAATAAACCTTCTCTCCCAAATTAATGACTATATTGAATTTTGTTAATACTACTTTTTGAAATTGATTGTGACCATTTgtaaaatcaatatataaaagtgatgaattattttatttctcaaaaaacgaaaattaataagttttatttgattatatatatagaaaataagtCAAACAGTGAAAATAAGTCAAACAGTACTTAGACAAACGTAGAGTTAATTCATAAATtgggaaatgaaagaaaaaccaTGGTTtacttagaattttttttttccctatcatttgtcatttaatttttaaatacttttgTATCAAATATTCTT
Above is a genomic segment from Corylus avellana chromosome ca9, CavTom2PMs-1.0 containing:
- the LOC132161957 gene encoding probable leucine-rich repeat receptor-like protein kinase At1g35710, producing MRIPLFSWLFLMLMICSLSIGLCIFAVSGQCLGNQQSLLLQLKNSLIFGGASSTKLVHWNQSVDCCSWVGVSCNEGRVIGLDLTNESISGGLDNSSSLFGLQYLQHLGLASNNFSSEIPSQFDKLMNLRYLNLSNACFTGQIPIAISHLTRLVTLDLSTDYFKCESHYSLKLESPNLKMLVQNLSELMELHLDRVNISTQGYEWGTALSSSLPKLRVLSLTDCLLSGPLDSSLTNLQSLSIIRLDDNDFDSPVPESFADFKNLTSLILSFCRMNGTFPEKIFQIPTLETLDLSSNYRLQGSLPEFPSNGSLRMLALRVTNFSGELPRSIGNLKMLSLIDLFYCNFNGSIPTSMASLTQLLYLDMSSNNFVESIPSFSMSKSLTTIDLSHNNLSGQITSTRWEELLNLKVLDLTYNSLEGSIPISLLSLPSLQELGLHNNQFSGPLNDLSNVSSCLLETLDLSHNNLEGPIPTSLFFLQSLIELTLSNNRFSGQLNEFPTVSSSLLRYLDLSHNNLEGPIPMSLFEIQSLRSLSLSWNNFNGSLQLNVIMTMRSLSDLDLSHNNLGLASSKLKTYPHFLISQSTLSSLDLSDNEIHGEIPNWIWELPYLNSLNLSYNHLETLDFSLLNMSSLTSLDLRSNQLQGQLSAFPEHAKYLDFSGNNFSCVIPANIGNFLTDTYFFSLSNNKFNGSIPRSICNATKLFVLDLSDNLLSGKIPQCLFMMSGEPQSLHLTQLSRNQIVQENPYKQDQGMSNQGLGVLNLYRNNLIGTIPNVFPSNCGLQTLNLNGNQLEGKLPKFLAQCTSLEVLDLGNNHIEDAFPCYLKNISMLHVLVLRSNKFYGPIDCRGLNASL